The following are encoded in a window of Magnetospirillum sp. 15-1 genomic DNA:
- a CDS encoding radical SAM protein, whose product MAVVVCAAMKPPKKKTKPADPTRALAEALRLAEGQLLEEAIVALAKADGHLECDYRRAGLLLACQRPAEAEILFRRVLAAIPGHLDTLVGLAGALVEQGRAAEALTLLEPAAQVQPQSGRIHYLLGIALEEAGQSDAAAAHLAKARALVIAPAERRQLVPYELYVQLSRRCNLRCTMCGWEIWKDNSGFMEDDVFERVIAEGKACGIKTMHILAGQGEPFLHPRVFEMLERAVAEGFQVGIVTNGTPFTPDKIARLAKVGLAYLQFSFAGWDAESYESVYVGAKFERVLVNLKAIHKALKGTSTRFAVKAVALGEWQDNLRKTKAFLASQGITDVWTVPANNFGGSVQCGTRSERHGIWSLKAIDHHRLMPCRLFLKAVGVFCDGTVTACGCYDSNAQLKIGNIMEQGLGDIRRGAAYGGILEAFRQGDVGHVPMCGKCDDPFG is encoded by the coding sequence GTGGCAGTGGTAGTCTGCGCCGCCATGAAGCCGCCGAAGAAGAAGACCAAGCCCGCAGATCCCACCCGCGCCCTGGCCGAAGCCCTGCGCCTGGCCGAGGGACAATTGCTGGAAGAGGCCATCGTCGCCCTGGCCAAGGCCGACGGCCATCTCGAATGCGACTATCGCCGGGCGGGATTGCTGCTGGCCTGCCAGCGCCCGGCCGAGGCGGAGATTCTGTTCCGCCGGGTACTGGCGGCCATTCCCGGCCATCTCGATACCCTGGTGGGGCTGGCCGGCGCCCTGGTGGAGCAGGGCCGCGCCGCCGAGGCGCTGACGCTGCTGGAGCCCGCCGCCCAGGTCCAGCCGCAATCGGGCCGCATCCACTATCTGCTGGGCATCGCGTTGGAGGAGGCCGGACAAAGCGACGCCGCCGCCGCCCATCTGGCCAAGGCTCGCGCCCTGGTCATCGCCCCGGCCGAGCGGCGCCAGCTGGTGCCCTACGAGCTTTACGTCCAGCTCAGCCGCCGCTGCAACCTGCGCTGCACCATGTGCGGCTGGGAGATCTGGAAGGACAATTCCGGCTTCATGGAGGACGATGTCTTCGAGCGGGTGATCGCCGAGGGCAAGGCATGCGGCATCAAGACCATGCACATCCTGGCCGGCCAGGGCGAGCCGTTCCTTCACCCCCGCGTCTTCGAGATGCTGGAGCGCGCCGTGGCCGAGGGCTTCCAGGTGGGCATCGTCACCAACGGCACCCCCTTCACCCCCGACAAGATCGCCCGGCTGGCCAAGGTGGGGCTGGCCTACCTGCAATTCTCCTTCGCCGGCTGGGACGCGGAAAGCTACGAGAGTGTCTATGTGGGCGCGAAGTTCGAGCGTGTCCTGGTCAACCTCAAGGCCATCCACAAGGCGTTGAAGGGGACCTCCACCCGCTTCGCCGTCAAGGCGGTGGCGTTGGGGGAATGGCAGGACAACCTGCGCAAGACCAAGGCCTTCCTGGCCTCCCAGGGCATCACCGACGTGTGGACGGTACCCGCCAACAATTTCGGCGGCTCGGTCCAGTGCGGCACCCGGAGCGAGCGCCACGGCATCTGGTCACTGAAGGCCATCGACCATCACCGGCTGATGCCGTGCCGTCTGTTCCTCAAGGCGGTGGGAGTGTTCTGCGACGGTACGGTGACCGCCTGCGGCTGCTACGATTCCAATGCCCAACTGAAGATCGGCAACATCATGGAGCAGGGTCTGGGCGATATCCGCCGGGGCGCCGCCTATGGCGGCATCCTCGAGGCCTTCCGCCAGGGCGACGTCGGCCACGTGCCCATGTGCGGCAAGTGCGACGACCCGTTCGGCTAA